A single window of Liolophura sinensis isolate JHLJ2023 chromosome 6, CUHK_Ljap_v2, whole genome shotgun sequence DNA harbors:
- the LOC135468146 gene encoding uncharacterized protein LOC135468146, with the protein MDISSTAESLNKLTNCIDSLLHQARRDLQDVSTEDFVEKKISRLFGVVKAYSTCFESLNVTTRSAMDRSLQRQFRHQEIQERVQHLEEIERDWDTFLKDIDSSLYRDEKAAVTSGEPGPISLSLENARSGEKTSLADYLGSSALILILLRHFAULPURNHVAQVQQNEHLLEEAGGRVLVVSFGSQTGAKHWLEDTGCPFDMLLDQNREVYKSFGLRRSIFKVWCISALVYYAEQMAAGKPPIKPYEDVEDDPHQMGGDFILDKDGMVRLLYCSKNSSDRPSVETLLDVLKDCHGKSNTAEPPKTE; encoded by the exons ATGGACATATCCAGCACAGCTGAAAGCCTCAACAAGCTAACTAATTGTATTGATAGCCTGTTACACCAGGCAAGAAGAGATTTGCAAG ATGTGTCAACAGAAGATTTTGTAGAAAAGAAGATTTCCAGACTCTTTGGAGTGGTTAAAGCATATAGCACATGCTTCGAAAG TCTTAATGTGACAACACGGTCGGCAATGGACAGAAGTCTACAGAGGCAGTTCAG ACATCAGGAGATTCAAGAGAGAGTGCAGCACTTGGAAGAAATAGAg CGAGACTGGGACACTTTCTTGAAAGACATAGACTCAAGTTTATATCGGGATGAAAAGGCAGCAGTGACATCTGGTGAACCAGGTCCCATCTCCCTCTCCCTGGAGAATGCTAGATCAGGGGAGAAAACCTCACTAGCAGACTACCTTGGGTCATCTGCTTTGATACTGATACTGCTGCGTCATTTTGCCTGACTACCGTGACGAAACCATGTGGCACAGGTCCAACAGAATGAG CACCTCCTGGAGGAGGCTGGTGGACGTGTGCTCGTGGTGTCATTTGGCTCTCAGACTGGGGCTAAACATTGGCTGGAGGATACAGGCTGTCCCTTTGACATGCTGCTGGATCAGAACCGAGAG GTTTATAAATCATTTGGATTGAGAAGATCTATCTTCAAG GTATGGTGTATCTCCGCGCTGGTGTACTACGCCGAGCAGATGGCTGCTGGGAAGCCTCCCATCAAGCCATACGAGGATGTGGAAGACGACCCTCACCAGATGGGAGGAGACTTCATCCTAGACAAGGACGGCATGGTCAGACTTCTGTACTGCTCTAAAAACAGCTCTGACAGACCCTCTGTAGAAACTCTCCTCGATGTCCTTAAG gattGCCATGGAAAGTCCAACACCGCAGAGCCACCCAAGACAGAATAA
- the LOC135467440 gene encoding E3 ubiquitin-protein ligase RNF8-like: protein METKVIPCLIRVGENHKKPRFIPLDGEGKITIGRSADVTVCLLSNMISRCHAILQRKEDGNWFIQDNKSLNGVAVNGERLQANVGVPLREGDLVQFGINPSSDMPSEFVYKYFPAARIKRPVKRSSDKVDSTTGSSHLKKSRLAGCSKSSIDSQSLTDQDDNVSSSQDINAAGRSGIKQNWSPFREYKEQLSEQDKLAKQKLKEYEEKLAEMQRLLKEKEAAEAVIKQELEEEKNKAEEQEKIVEELLQKEEEMKSEMEEKERKFEDEKEKISRKVQEFQAALEAKLKEKEAALLRQLTAQREALIAEKVKVEHKLQEEMDRALEEKDKQLEKELVSQRENLTKVIANKELEQKVLESQLKDTQSENAKQKEAALRAREDVLANFTDLMETELQCSICSELFIKAASLNCSHSFCQLCISQWMKRKKECPICRAPFTSFTRSIVLDSYIEKMVDQLSEELKERRKEMTKSREAEQKKFDEENNQSSSSTSGRGRAGSRRGRGRRRGRGSSSTATGAARGATQTRTRSMAPIVLSSDSEISQDTDEDSVDGGFTSPDSDIEGDPDAYYGGYGRCFICGSLGHWANGCPLR from the exons ATGGAAACTAAAGTTATACCTTGTCTCATTCGAGTGGGAGAAAATCACAAAAAGCCTCGGTTTATCCCATTAGATGGAGAGGGAAAG ATTACGATCGGACGATCAGCAGATGTCACAGTTTGCCTTTTGAGCAACATGATATCAAGATGTCATGCCATTCTCCAGAGGAAAGAAGATGGAAATTGGTTCATACAAGACAACAAG AGTTTGAATGGAGTAGCTGTCAATGGAGAAAGACTGCAGGCCAATGTGGGTGTACCTCTGCGAGAGGGGGATCTCGTTCAGTTTGGAATCAATCCAAGTTCAGACATGCCTTCAGAGTTCGTGTACAAATACTTCCCTGCTGCCCGTATCAAACGACCAGTAAAGCGATCATCAGACAAAGTGGACTCTACCACAGGTAGTTCTCATCTGAAAAAGTCTCGCCTTGCTGGGTGCTCTAAAAGCTCCATTGACAGCCAGAGTTTAACGGATCAGGATGATAATGTATCAAGCTCGCAGGATATTAATGCAGCGGGCAGAAGTGGAATAAAGCAGAACTGGTCCCCGTTTCGAGAGTATAAAGAGCAGCTTAGTGAACAGGACAAACTTGCCAAGCAGAAGCTAAAGGAATATGAGGAGAAGTTAGCCGAGATGCAGAGGCTCCTTAAGGAGAAGGAAGCTGCTGAGGCAGTTATAAAACAGGAGCTAGAGGAAGAAAAGAACAAAGCTGAAGAACAGGAGAAGATTGTGGAAGAGCTGCTTCAAAAAGAGGAAGAAATGAAATCTGAAATGGAGGAAAAAGag AGAAAGTTTGAAGATGAGAAAGAGAAGATCAGTAGAAAAGTACAAGAATTCCAAGCGGCGCTAGAGGCAAAGCTGAAAGAAAAGGAGGCTGCGCTTTTGAGGCAACTTACTGCACAGCGGGAAGCATTAATCGCAGAGAAAGTGAAAGTGGAGCATAAGTTACAGGAAGAAATGGACCGTGCTCTGGAGGAGAAAGATAAACAGCTAGAAAAGGAGCTTGTGAGCCAGAGGGAGAATCTGACTAAAGTTATAGCTAATAAAGAATTAGAACAGAAAGTTCTAGAAAGTCAGTTAAAGGATACTCAGTCAGAGAATGCTAAGCAAAAAGAGGCTGCACTAAGAGCTAGAGAAGATGTCCTGGCCAATTTTACAGACCTGATGGAGACAGAACTGCAGTGTAGTATCTGCAGTGAATTGTTTATAAAG gCCGCTTCTTTAAACTGCTCCCACTCATTCTGTCAGCTGTGTATTAGTCAATGGATGAAGAGGAAGAAGGAATGCCCAATCTGCCGTGCCCCATTCACGTCTTTCACTCGGTCAATTGTTCTGGACAGTTACATAGAGAAGATGGTAGATCAGCTGAGTGAAGAGCTAAAAGAGAGGAGGAAAGAAATGACCAAATCTAGAGAGG CTGAGCAGAAAAAGTTTGATGAGGAGAACAATCAGTCATCGTCGTCCACATCTGGCCGTGGAAGGGCAGGCAGCAGAAGGGGGCGTGGCAGACGGCGTGGACGAGGGTCTTCTAGTACAGCCACGGGAGCTGCAAGGGGAGCAACTCAGACTCGCACACGATCTATGGCACCAATAGTTCTCAGTAGCGACAGTGAGATTAGTCAGGACACTGATGAGGATAGCGTTGATGGTGGCTTTACAAGCCCAGATTCTGACATTGAAGGGGACCCCGACGCATACTATGGAGGATACGGCAGATGTTTTATTTGTG gTAGCCTAGGCCACTGGGCAAATGGATGTCCTTTGAGATGA